The following coding sequences are from one Pocillopora verrucosa isolate sample1 chromosome 5, ASM3666991v2, whole genome shotgun sequence window:
- the LOC131781158 gene encoding uromodulin-like: protein MEFISFFMFIAWNALVTNLTFGKERDRTMLFPDYFFFAERRLVNHVVKTKHVKDLDHCELFCYMNDNCVSANFKKEPEAGEIVHVYELNNATHLDFDTDLITDADFYYRGSKNACEKNSPCKNNAICQSGFTVKGYRCLCPPGYEGGNCEKDIDECAARDNKCTLGGGTCENTAGSYNCICQFGHYWDGSKCVADVCQLHTVLHDGDRAVSHHNNHGKCDNNLNTGWYRFLNISGIRMPTKCPRHNRCNARYPGWLSGDHPTVDEGEVKRTVCFTKGSNRCCKETSFIKVKNCSSFHVYHLVPTSCPYRYCFTYN from the exons atggaatttatttcatttttcatgttcatagCCTGGAATGCATTAGTGACTAACTTGacttttggaaaag aGCGAGATCGCACAATGCTGTTTCCAGATTACttcttctttgctgaaagacgtTTGGTAAACCATGTAGTCAAAACCAAACACGTCAAAGACTTGGATCACTGTGAACTTTTCTGCTACATGAACGACAACTGTGTCAGTGCTAACTTCAAAAAAGAGCCAGAGGCTGGAGAAATAGTTCATGTTTATGAATTGAATAACGCAACTCATCTGGATTTTGATACTGACCTGATAACTGATGCCGATTTTTATTATCGCGGCTCAAAG aacGCCTGCGAAAAGAATTCACCGTGCAAAAACAATGCCATTTGTCAGTCTGGTTTTACAGTCAAGGGATATCGTTGCTTGTGCCCTCCTGGATACGAGGGgggaaattgtgaaaaag atattgacgagtgtgcTGCACGTGACAATAAATGTACTCTTGGTGGTGGTACTTGCGAAAATACAGCAGGATCATACAATTGCATTTGTCAGTTTGGACATTACTGGGATGGTTCCAAATGCGTTg CTGACGTATGCCAACTCCACACTGTCCTGCACGATGGTGATAGAGCCGTAAGTCACCACAATAATCATGGAAAATGTGATAACAACCTCAACACTGGTTGGTATCGTTTCCTGAACATTTCAGGAATAAGAATGCCGACTAAGTGTCCACGCCATAACAGGTGCAATGCGCGGTATCCAGGATGGTTGAGTGGCGATCATCCTACAGTGGATGAGGGAGAAGTAAAAAGGACCGTCTGCTTCACCAAGGGCTCAAACCGGTGCTGTAAGGAAACAAGTTTCATTAAGGTGAAGAACTGTAGTTCCTTTCACGTCTACCATTTGGTGCCGACGTCCTGTCCCTACCGTTACTGTTTCACGTATAACTAA